One window of the Ictidomys tridecemlineatus isolate mIctTri1 chromosome 11, mIctTri1.hap1, whole genome shotgun sequence genome contains the following:
- the Zranb2 gene encoding zinc finger Ran-binding domain-containing protein 2 isoform X1: protein MSTKNFRVSDGDWICPDKKCGNVNFARRTSCNRCGREKTTEAKMMKAGGTEIGKTLAEKSRGLFSANDWQCKTCSNVNWARRSECNMCNTPKYAKLEERTGYGGGFNERENVEYIEREESDGEYDEFGRKKKKYRGKAVGPASILKEVEDKESEGEEEDEDEDLSKYKLDEDEDEDDADLSKYNLDASEEEDSNKKKSNRRSRSKSRSSHSRSSSRSSSPSSSRSRSRSRSRSSSSSQSRSRSSSRERSRSRGSKSRSSSRSHRGSSSPRKRSYSSSSSSPERNRKRSRSRSSSPGDRKKRRTRSRSPERRHRSSSGSSHSGSRSSSKKK from the exons ATGTCGACCAAGAATTTCCGAGTCAGTGACGGGGACTGGATTTGCCCTGACAAAAA atgtggAAATGTAAACTTTGCTAGAAGAACCAGCTGTAATCGATGTGGTCGGG agaAAACAACTGAAGCAAAAATGATGAAGGCTGGGGGTACTGAAATAGGAAAGACACTTGCAGAAAAGAGCCGAGGACTATTTAGTGCTAATGACTGGCAGTGTAAAAC ttgCAGTAATGTAAATTGGGCCAGAAGATCAGAGTGTAACATGTGTAATACTCCAAAGTATGCTAAATTAGAAGAAAGAACGG GATACGGTGGTGGttttaatgaaagagaaaatgttgaaTATATAGAAAGAGAAGAATCTGATGGAGAATATGATGAA TTTGGacgtaaaaagaaaaaatacagaggaAAGGCAGTTGGTCCTGCCTCTATATTAAAGGAAGTTGAAGATAAAGAatcagagggagaagaagaggatgAGGATGAAGATCTTTCTAAATATAAATTAGATGAG GATGAGGATGAAGATGATGCTGATCTCTCAAAATATAATCTTGATGCCAGTGAAGAAGAAGatagtaataaaaagaaatctaataGACGAAGTCGCTCAAAGTCTCGATCTTCACATTCACGATCTTCATCACGCTCATCCTCCCCCTCAAGTTCAAGGTCTAGGTCCAG GTCCCGTTCAAGAAGTTCTTCCAGTTCGCAGTCAAGATCTCGTTCCAGTTCCAGAGAACGTTCGAGATCTCGTGGGTCGAAATCAAG ATCCAGCTCCAGGTCCCACAGGGGCTCTTCTTCCCCACGAAAAAGATCTTATTCAAGTTCATCATCTTCTCCTGagaggaacagaaagagaagTCGTTCTAGATCTTCTTCACCTGGTGATCGCAAAAAAAGACGAACAAGATCACGGTCACCTGAAAG GCGCCACAGGTCATCTTCTGGATCGTCCCATTCTGGTTCCCGTTCaagttcaaaaaagaaataa
- the Zranb2 gene encoding zinc finger Ran-binding domain-containing protein 2 isoform X2 yields the protein MSTKNFRVSDGDWICPDKKCGNVNFARRTSCNRCGREKTTEAKMMKAGGTEIGKTLAEKSRGLFSANDWQCKTCSNVNWARRSECNMCNTPKYAKLEERTGYGGGFNERENVEYIEREESDGEYDEFGRKKKKYRGKAVGPASILKEVEDKESEGEEEDEDEDLSKYKLDEDEDEDDADLSKYNLDASEEEDSNKKKSNRRSRSKSRSSHSRSSSRSSSPSSSRSRSRSRSRSSSSSQSRSRSSSRERSRSRGSKSRSSSRSHRGSSSPRKRSYSSSSSSPERNRKRSRSRSSSPGDRKKRRTRSRSPESQVIGENTKQP from the exons ATGTCGACCAAGAATTTCCGAGTCAGTGACGGGGACTGGATTTGCCCTGACAAAAA atgtggAAATGTAAACTTTGCTAGAAGAACCAGCTGTAATCGATGTGGTCGGG agaAAACAACTGAAGCAAAAATGATGAAGGCTGGGGGTACTGAAATAGGAAAGACACTTGCAGAAAAGAGCCGAGGACTATTTAGTGCTAATGACTGGCAGTGTAAAAC ttgCAGTAATGTAAATTGGGCCAGAAGATCAGAGTGTAACATGTGTAATACTCCAAAGTATGCTAAATTAGAAGAAAGAACGG GATACGGTGGTGGttttaatgaaagagaaaatgttgaaTATATAGAAAGAGAAGAATCTGATGGAGAATATGATGAA TTTGGacgtaaaaagaaaaaatacagaggaAAGGCAGTTGGTCCTGCCTCTATATTAAAGGAAGTTGAAGATAAAGAatcagagggagaagaagaggatgAGGATGAAGATCTTTCTAAATATAAATTAGATGAG GATGAGGATGAAGATGATGCTGATCTCTCAAAATATAATCTTGATGCCAGTGAAGAAGAAGatagtaataaaaagaaatctaataGACGAAGTCGCTCAAAGTCTCGATCTTCACATTCACGATCTTCATCACGCTCATCCTCCCCCTCAAGTTCAAGGTCTAGGTCCAG GTCCCGTTCAAGAAGTTCTTCCAGTTCGCAGTCAAGATCTCGTTCCAGTTCCAGAGAACGTTCGAGATCTCGTGGGTCGAAATCAAG ATCCAGCTCCAGGTCCCACAGGGGCTCTTCTTCCCCACGAAAAAGATCTTATTCAAGTTCATCATCTTCTCCTGagaggaacagaaagagaagTCGTTCTAGATCTTCTTCACCTGGTGATCGCAAAAAAAGACGAACAAGATCACGGTCACCTGAAAG CCAGGTGATTGGTGAAAACACTAAACAACCCTGA